A genomic stretch from Erigeron canadensis isolate Cc75 chromosome 9, C_canadensis_v1, whole genome shotgun sequence includes:
- the LOC122582494 gene encoding uncharacterized protein LOC122582494 — protein MAAPPPPPPPNSRSPMRVLIRPPSSSTHHHHQPPPSLPPLPPPPPPPQPTQTHQNGVVVVGFIGRQKAHVGQLINRVIDTNVFGSGDADVAFVINDEIKDWFNEREISYYYDELKGVLYLGFCEIPNDNYDDGVLEFGSGFDSVFEKRDFGYLQGMFFMFSVCHVVIFMQEGSHFDIQILKKFRVLQGAKNAMFPFIKTQTLHPTTSRSHTSPSSRNSSGLKNRSPGKNGPPTSRNNSSATSMSGFSSNPSLFPGQYTPVILFVFIDDISDPGSNQDEPAESTSSNQSSASNSLKGSGSIVVLSRPATKSEGGFKKKLQSSLEAQIRFSLKKCRVLSGSETGPPGSRSGSVSNPAPLFSLDASKAVLIVDRKSNQMGESLEFATSIVENILNGISTSDSLLLESHSLSSNKEDILSIKEFISKQCDFFRGRGSMVSTASNVSAGGVGMVAVAAAAAAASVASGKPSATPELPSLDLWLTSSQTILYGLLCAKPGLISEPEPEQFKRRSRQRNNIAPAVEGSDPLELAATYLDSSRGLNTKFSILWCQRALPVAKDVYLSDLPTCYQTSQHEAHLVKALTSFKSMVKGPAVQDYLKKLEDECTSIWISGRQLCDAVSLTGRPCIHQRHESETDIKQHSSGFVFLHACACGRSRKLREDPFDFEAANVTFNCYPECDKLLPTLNLLKSNTTGPIQSSSWSLVRLGGSRYYQPSKGLLQSGFSSAEKFLLKWKFYLEKQKEPSCLPPSLAHGYSMNGSSNDSQVEAVSDVKLNKAGNGVETQSKANNVDESNSNSTRVLPSFTMKKQFSEVVAGSAATRSGFPPLQSKLKPSLGSVNATVVKTFDTNASQGSKEVENISSAHDTMDGIGNGNGNPFLQMANTGNVISKNGREHSSNQVVVYTGFEHECPRGHRFILTPEHLKGLGPIYALDEESHNSSVEILDYKGVDLSKMGKHGGHGKVNRHSNRMVRNQGRSKEVSANGSQGPDGILHLSRSRKEQNGVVKSDHVNNIEGSLQSTTLDDDGNCFFALINRNIPLYLNCPHCQVHKNKNDQPNVQFAGTTSQLQRIFLVTPSFPVVLATCPVIQFEVSCPLPSVPDREQKLQFSIGSPVVLPPESFVSLRLPFVYGVELEDGSVYPLKPFESQPELTAWITKGTSLQVLSKGSKLEVM, from the exons ATGGcggcaccaccaccaccaccaccacccaacAGCCGATCCCCTATGCGTGTTCTAATCCGACCACCATCTTCCTCcactcaccaccaccaccaaccaccaccgTCTCTGCCACCactcccaccaccaccaccaccaccacaaccaacCCAAACCCACCAAAACGGCGTCGTTGTGGTGGGCTTCATCGGCCGACAAAAAGCCCATGTGGGTCAATTAATAAACAGGGTCATAGATACAAATGTGTTCGGTTCAGGGGATGCTGACGTGGCATTTGTGATTAATGATGAGATTAAAGATTGGTTTAATGAAAGGgaaattagttattattatgatgAGTTAAAAGGGGTTTTGTATTTGGGGTTTTGTGAAATTCCTAATGATAATTATGATGATGGGGTTTTGGAATTTGGAAGTGGGTTCGATTCGGTTTTCGAAAAACGAGACTTTGGTTATCTTCAAGgaatgttttttatgttttct GTTTGCCACGTGGTCATTTTTATGCAGGAGGGTTCACACTTCGATAtccaaattttgaaaaaatttagaGTCTTACAAGGTGCTAAAAATGCAATGTTTCCATTTATTAAAACACAAACACTGCATCCAACAACATCAAGATCACACACATCACCTTCTTCACGAAATTCATCAGGACTAAAAAACCGTTCTCCTGGTAAAAATGGCCCACCCACTAGTCGCAATAATTCGTCAGCTACATCAATGTCAGGTTTTAGTTCAAATCCATCTTTGTTTCCTGGACAGTATACTCCCgttatactttttgtttttattgatgATATTTCTGACCCGGGTTCTAACCAAGATGAACCAGCAGAGTCTACATCATCTAATCAGTCTTCAGCTTCAAATAGTTTAAAAGGGTCGGGTTCAATAGTTGTGTTATCACGCCCTGCGACAAAATCCGAAGGTGGTTTCAAGAAGAAATTGCAATCATCCCTTGAGGCACAGATTCGATTTTCACTTAAAAAGTGTCGGGTACTTTCGGGATCCGAAACGGGTCCTCCGGGGTCAAGAAGTGGATCTGTATCAAATCCGGCTCCTTTGTTTTCACTTGATGCATCTAAAGCTGTTTTGATTGTTGACCGGAAGTCAAACCAGATGGGTGAATCATTGGAGTTTGCTACTAGCATTGTGGAGAACATTCTTAATGGTATCTCGACTTCAGATTCTCTTCTACTTGAAAGTCACAGTCTGAGTTCAAATAAAGAAGATATCCTTTCCATAAAAGAGTTTATTTCCAAACAATGTGATTTTTTTAGAGGTCGGGGGAGTATGGTTTCAACTGCAAGCAATGTCTCAGCCGGTGGTGTTGGTATGGTGGCGGTTGCAGCCGCTGCAGCTGCCGCCAGTGTAGCTTCTGGGAAGCCTTCGGCAACTCCTGAACTTCCAAGTCTTGATTTGTGGCTGACTTCTAGTCAAACTATTTTATATGGGCTTCTTTGTGCTAAACCTGGGCTCATATCGGAACCTGAACCAGAACAATTCAAAAGAAGATCTCGACAACGAAATAATATTGCACCAGCAGTTGAAGGCAGTGATCCACTAGAACTTGCAGCGACGTATCTGGATAGCAGCAGAGGACTCAACACAAAATTTTCAATCTTGTGGTGCCAAAGAGCGTTACCTGTTGCTAAAGATGTTTACTTGAGTGATTTACCAACATGTTACCAGACATCACAGCATGAGGCCCACTTGGTGAAAGCATTGACTTCTTTTAAGTCAATGGTCAAAGGGCCAGCTGTGCAAGATTATTTGAAAAAATTGGAGGACGAGTGCACGTCTATCTGGATATCCGGTAGGCAACTTTGTGATGCTGTCAGTTTGACTGGAAGGCCATGCATCCATCAAAGGCATGAATCGGAAACTGATATTAAACAGCATTCTAGTGGTTTTGTATTCCTTCATGCATGTGCTTGTGGTCGATCTAGGAAATTACGGGAAGACCCTTTCGATTTTGAAGCTGCTAATGTGACTTTTAACTGTTACCCAGAGTGTGACAAACTCCTTCCCACCCTCAATTTACTAAAAAGTAATACAACCGGGCCGATTCAATCATCATCTTGGAGTCTGGTTCGACTCGGAGGGTCAAGATACTATCAGCCTTCTAAAGGTCTACTTCAAAGTGGGTTTTCATCTGCTGAAAAGTTTCTTCTTAAATGGAAATTTTATCTTGAAAAACAGAAGGAACCTTCTTGTTTACCACCAAGTCTTGCGCATGGTTATTCTATGAACGGGTCGAGTAACGATTCACAGGTCGAAGCTGTTTCAGATGTAAAACTAAATAAAGCTGGAAATGGGGTGGAAACTCAAAGTAAAGCTAATAATGTTGATGAAAGTAATAGTAATTCTACTAGAGTTCTTCCCAGTTTTACTATGAAAAAACAGTTCTCGGAGGTTGTTGCTGGATCAGCAGCTACTCGATCAGGGTTCCCGCCTCTTCAATCGAAGCTAAAGCCTTCATTGGGTTCAGTTAATGCTACTGTGGTCAAAACATTTGACACCAATGCTAGTCAGGGATCTAAAGAAGTTGAAAATATATCTTCTGCTCATGATACTATGGATGGAATTGGTAATGGGAATGGTAACCCTTTTCTGCAAATGGCTAATACTGGTAATGTAATATCCAAGAACGGTAGGGAACATTCTTCAAACCAGGTGGTGGTGTATACCGGATTTGAGCATGAATGTCCACGTGGACACCGATTCATATTGACACCTGAACATCTCAAGGGACTCGGTCCAATCTATGCATTGGATGAAGAATCTCATAATTCATCTGTTGAAATTCTTGACTATAAAGGGGTAGATTTATCAAAGATGGGGAAGCATGGTGGACATGGGAAAGTCAACCGCCATTCAAATCGGATGGTCAGAAATCAGGGAAGGTCAAAAGAGGTATCAGCTAATGGTAGTCAAGGACCGGATGGAATCTTACATCTTTCTCGATCACGaaaagaacaaaatggtgttgttaaGAGTGATCATGTGAATAACATTGAAGGAAGTCTTCAGTCAACGACTCTTGATGACGATGGAAATTGCTTTTTTGCTCTAATTAATAGAAATATACCGCTGTACTTGAATTGTCCACATTGCCAGGTTCATAAGAATAAGAATGATCAGCCAAATGTTCAATTTGCTGGCACGACATCACAGCTCCAAAGAATTTTCCTG GTCACACCGTCTTTCCCTGTTGTCTTGGCTACATGTCCTGTTATTCAATTTGAG GTGTCATGTCCACTTCCATCTGTCCCCGACAGGGAACAGAAATTGCAATTCAGCATTGGTAGTCCTGTAGTTCTACCACCCGAGAGTTTTGTCTCACTTAGACTGCCATTTGTATATGGGGTGGAACTGGAGGATGGAAGCGTGTATCCCTTAAAGCCTTTTGAAAGTCAACCAGAGTTAACTGCGTGGATCACCAAAGGCACTAGTTTGCAGGTCTTGTCGAAGGGAAGCAAGCTTGAAGTGATGTAA
- the LOC122581878 gene encoding pheophorbide a oxygenase, chloroplastic produces the protein MSSLLYQISPPPSTTTNHHHNFLPTNPIIVNFHPSPPSSSRRKKLMPPLHVSAPPSPATTTTNNTDPSTNIENEKLDAKFSWKDHWYPVSLTEDLDPNIPTPFTLLNRDLVIWFDKNSNQWVVLDDKCPHRLAPLSEGRIDENGHLQCSYHGWSFDGCGSCSRIPQASSDGPEARAVQSPRACATRFPTMVSQGLLFVWPDENGFERASATTPPMLPDDFEKPEFSTVTIQRDLFYGYDTLMENVSDPSHIDFAHHKVTGRRDRAKPLPFKMDSTGHWGFSGENEGNPKISAKFIAPCYYINKIEIDTKLPIVGDQKWVIWICSFNVPMAPGKTRSIVCSARNFFQFTMPGPAWWQVVPRWHEHWTSNKVYDGDMIVLQGQEKVFLSQSMDGSTDVNKQYTNLTFTPTQADRFVLAFRNWLRRHGNSQPEWFGHANTQSLPSTYLSKRQMLDRYEQHTLKCSSCKKAHKTFETLQKFLIGAAVVFCAAAGVPPEIQTRLIFAGLAVLSAGLAYYSHELQKNFVFVDYVHAEID, from the exons ATGTCATCTTTACTATACCAaatatcaccaccaccatcaaccaccacaaaccaccacCACAACTTCCTACCAACAAACCCCATAATCGTCAACTTCCACCCATCACCACCGTCATCATCTCGCCGGAAAAAGCTTATGCCACCACTCCATGTATCTGCCCCACCATCccctgccaccaccaccaccaacaatacTGACCCATCAACtaatattgaaaatgaaaaacttgaTGCAAAATTCTCATGGAAAGATCATTGGTACCCTGTTTCTTTAACAGAAGATCTTGATCCAAATATTCCAACACCTTTTACACTTCTTAACCGTGACCTTGTTATTTGGTTTGATAAAAATTCTAACCAATGGGTTGTTCTTGATGATAAATGCCCACATCGCCTTGCACCTTTGTCT GAAGGAAGGATTGATGAAAATGGGCATTTGCAATGTTCTTACCATGGATGGTCCTTTGATGGATGTGGGTCATGTTCTCGGATCCCTCAAGCATCATCTGATGGACCCGAAGCTCGAGCGGTTCAATCACCTAGAGCTTGTGCTACTAGGTTCCCAACAATGGTGTCTCAAGGTTTGCTTTTTGTGTGGCCCGATGAAAATGGATTTGAACGAGCTAGTGCTACTACGCCTCCAAT GTTGCCCGATGACTTTGAAAAGCCTGAATTTTCAACAGTGACGATTCAACGTGATTTGTTCTATGGCTATGATACTCTCATGGAGAATGTTTCTGATCCCTCACACATTGATTTTGCCCATCATAAG GTTACAGGGAGGAGGGACAGGGCTAAACCGCTGCCATTCAAGATGGATTCAACTGGCCATTGGGGTTTTTCAGGAGAAAATGAAGGGAACCCAAAAATCAGTGCTAAGTTTATTGCACCTTGCTATTATATAAACAA GATAGAGATTGACACAAAACTCCCCATTGTGGGTGACCAAAAGTGGGTAATATGGATTTGTTCTTTCAATGTACCAATGGCACCAGGGAAGACTCGTTCCATTGTTTGTAGTGCTCGAAACTTCTTCCAGTTTACAATGCCCGGGCCTGCATGGTGGCAG GTTGTTCCAAGATGGCATGAACATTGGACTTCAAATAAAGTATATGATGGAGATATGATTGTGCTGCAAGGTCAAGAAAAAGTGTTTCTGTCACAATCAATGGATGGTTCAACTGATGTCAACAAACAGTATACAAACCTCACATTTACACCAACACAAGCTGATCGTTTTGTATTGGCATTTAGAAATTGGCTCAGACGACATGGAAACAGTCAACCTGAGTGGTTTGGTCATGCCAATACCCAATCATTGCCCTCCACATATCTTTCCAAACGCCAG atGTTGGATAGGTACGAGCAACATACTTTAAAGTGTTCATCATGTAAGAAGGCTCATAAAACATTCGAGACACTGCAGAAGTTTCTAATTGGAGCAGCTGTTGTTTTTTGTGCTGCTGCTGGTGTTCCTCCTGAGATCCAAACACGCCTTATTTTTGCGGGGCTTGCGGTTTTGAGTGCTGGTTTGGCTTATTATTCACACGAACTTCAGaagaattttgtttttgttgattaCGTGCATGCTGAAATTGATTAA
- the LOC122582945 gene encoding uncharacterized protein LOC122582945, translated as MARSRNIIVATGLLAFASAGLAFPFYMATRSSKAPIIDSSRPLPPQATFRGPYINTGSRDVGPDYQSYSKK; from the exons atGGCCCGTTCACGTAACATCATTGTTGCCACGGGCTTACTAGCATTTGCAAGTGCAGGGTTAGCTTTTCCCTTTTACATGGC GACTAGGTCATCAAAGGCGCCCATTATTGACTCGTCGAGACCACTGCCGCCTCAAGCAACTTTTAGAGGACCTTATATTAATACTGGATCGCGTGATGTGGGACCTGACTATCAGAGTTATTCTAAGAAATAA